A genomic window from Microbacterium sp. H1-D42 includes:
- a CDS encoding anaerobic C4-dicarboxylate transporter family protein yields MEAVLFTAQLLVVLGCIVMGTRSSGVALGLWGGAGVAILVFGFRLVPGAPPVDALLIVLAVVVAASMMQVAGGIDWMVSVAAKLIARNPKQITLVAPLVSFLFSVGAGTSNILYPLLPVIQDLAYRNGIRPSRPLSLSVVATGVALACSPVSAAMAAMVTLTDTAPWNFELIDILKVTIPAAIVGIVLSSLVVNRLGKELADDPDVQAKIAAGTLAPPQKGAAAIKAEVTVTTAGRNAAIIFFVGVIVIVIFGLFKSIRPLDADGAPVGMTPIIEIVMFLTGTVILLVSRPKVSEVPTTSVFRAGMVSAIALFGLAWLTDTFLSAHSEVIAETIGALVSAAPWVFALGVFLVCVLTTSQSTATRTIVPIGLAAGIPLGLLSGMWAGAFAGIYVLPTNGSQIAAANFDTSGTTKLGTKLVDHSFFLPSLILAATTIAAGSVFGLIWGG; encoded by the coding sequence ATGGAAGCCGTTCTGTTCACCGCCCAGCTGCTGGTCGTTCTGGGATGCATCGTGATGGGCACCCGCTCCAGCGGCGTGGCTCTTGGCCTCTGGGGCGGCGCTGGTGTCGCCATCCTCGTGTTCGGGTTCCGTCTGGTGCCTGGTGCTCCGCCGGTCGATGCGTTGCTGATCGTGCTCGCCGTCGTGGTCGCCGCGTCCATGATGCAGGTCGCCGGCGGCATCGACTGGATGGTCTCCGTCGCTGCGAAGCTCATCGCCCGCAACCCGAAGCAGATCACGCTGGTCGCGCCCCTGGTGTCGTTCCTCTTCTCGGTCGGCGCCGGCACCTCGAACATCCTCTACCCGCTGCTGCCGGTGATCCAGGACCTCGCGTACCGCAACGGCATCCGCCCGTCCCGCCCGCTCTCGCTCTCGGTCGTGGCGACCGGCGTCGCCCTCGCCTGCAGTCCCGTCTCGGCGGCGATGGCCGCGATGGTGACGCTCACCGACACCGCCCCGTGGAACTTCGAGCTCATCGACATCCTCAAGGTGACGATCCCAGCGGCCATCGTCGGAATCGTGCTCTCGTCGCTGGTTGTGAACCGGCTCGGCAAGGAGCTCGCTGACGACCCCGATGTTCAGGCGAAGATCGCGGCCGGCACTCTCGCACCGCCGCAGAAGGGCGCCGCCGCGATCAAGGCCGAGGTGACCGTGACGACTGCCGGACGCAACGCGGCCATCATCTTCTTCGTCGGGGTCATCGTGATCGTCATCTTCGGCCTGTTCAAGTCGATCCGTCCGCTGGACGCCGACGGCGCTCCGGTCGGCATGACCCCGATCATCGAGATCGTGATGTTCCTCACCGGAACCGTGATCCTGCTGGTGTCGCGGCCCAAGGTGTCGGAGGTTCCCACCACGTCGGTGTTCCGGGCGGGCATGGTCTCCGCCATCGCCCTGTTCGGTCTGGCCTGGCTCACCGACACCTTCCTGTCGGCCCACTCTGAGGTCATCGCCGAGACCATCGGCGCCCTGGTCTCCGCCGCCCCCTGGGTGTTCGCGCTCGGTGTCTTCCTGGTCTGCGTCCTGACCACGAGTCAGTCCACCGCGACGCGCACGATCGTCCCGATCGGCCTCGCCGCCGGCATCCCGCTGGGGCTGCTGTCTGGCATGTGGGCAGGAGCCTTCGCTGGCATCTACGTGCTGCCGACCAACGGCTCGCAGATCGCCGCGGCCAACTTCGACACCTCAGGCACGACGAAGCTCGGCACCAAGCTCGTCGACCACTCGTTCTTCCTGCCGTCGCTGATCCTCGCCGCGACGACGATCGCGGCGGGTTCCGTGTTCGGGCTGATCTGGGGCGGCTGA
- a CDS encoding N-formylglutamate amidohydrolase → MGSLNLIPAGHTFTEDDIVVYADRENRTLDDAIRDADILISCPHAGAAIPEELAEFLSPALTRRLQYDFTDVATDAIVRRWASQDPRVVAVLNPHPRLVRDPNRAKPRDVAADLSEAIARTAKAGPWQRVDLTGVDAIRPVTFSFFPILEVPKSEGELHRLVDTFVEVAERGLGVYERIRDDLTERFITRGLAEGGRFTRLSFHDTMNTTTTRDGAVNVAREPKDRLPQVVALSNRGDAHGEERTAEDPPTMNPARLRALAEAHRDGFGVADPSDVALNQPYLGSQEILAAGSRFRSIRREADAAGLALDAVQAEFLREYLLGDVAVAELHRPGTDWIVEDDAHVDAVAQSCRRAWDLYRAL, encoded by the coding sequence ATGGGCAGTCTGAACCTCATCCCCGCCGGACACACCTTCACCGAGGACGACATCGTCGTCTACGCCGACCGTGAGAATCGCACGCTCGATGACGCCATCCGCGACGCGGACATCCTGATCAGCTGCCCCCACGCGGGCGCTGCGATCCCAGAGGAGCTCGCCGAGTTCCTCTCTCCCGCACTGACCAGGCGGCTGCAGTACGACTTCACCGACGTCGCGACAGACGCGATCGTGCGGCGCTGGGCGTCACAGGACCCGCGTGTGGTTGCGGTGCTCAACCCGCACCCCCGGCTGGTCAGGGACCCCAACCGTGCGAAACCGCGCGACGTGGCCGCCGACCTCTCCGAGGCCATCGCGCGCACCGCGAAGGCCGGCCCCTGGCAGCGCGTCGACCTGACCGGGGTCGACGCGATCCGACCTGTCACGTTCTCGTTCTTCCCGATCCTCGAGGTGCCGAAGAGCGAAGGCGAACTGCACCGCCTTGTCGACACGTTCGTCGAGGTGGCCGAGCGCGGTCTCGGCGTGTACGAGCGGATCAGAGACGACCTCACCGAGCGGTTCATCACTCGCGGTCTCGCAGAAGGAGGGCGCTTCACCCGTCTCTCCTTCCACGACACCATGAACACCACCACCACGCGAGACGGCGCCGTCAACGTCGCGCGTGAGCCGAAGGATCGACTGCCGCAGGTGGTCGCGCTCTCGAACCGCGGCGACGCCCACGGCGAGGAGCGCACGGCGGAGGATCCGCCGACGATGAATCCGGCGCGGCTGCGCGCGCTCGCCGAAGCGCACCGTGACGGCTTCGGGGTCGCGGACCCGAGCGATGTGGCACTGAACCAGCCCTACCTCGGCAGTCAGGAGATCCTCGCCGCCGGATCGCGATTCCGCAGCATCCGCAGAGAGGCTGACGCGGCTGGACTCGCACTCGACGCCGTGCAGGCGGAGTTCCTGCGCGAGTACCTGCTCGGCGATGTGGCCGTCGCCGAGCTGCATCGGCCCGGCACCGACTGGATCGTCGAAGACGACGCGCACGTGGATGCTGTCGCGCAGTCGTGTCGACGCGCGTGGGATCTGTACCGCGCCCTCTGA
- a CDS encoding MFS transporter → MKTSDEARPAGFGALLWLALATFSMGIDGYVLAGLLPQISEDLDVSNAAAGQLVAVFALTAAIAGPVLSAFTGKWERKLVISVSLAVFVVGNLVIAVSVNYAMAMTGRIVSAIGGALLSAVVSAYVLAKTAPERRGRALSFVLGGFLAATALGVPVGLVLGQDDWRLPLFLVTGVGAIALVGILVNVPRLHLPALSLRATLKPLTQPALIGAILVATGIMCASYLCFTYATLIFGPRVGSGLPIIAAMFGYGVVSLIGNIVSGRATDRFNPVHVITLIVSILITVAVLGTFGLMLPGLTGAIAAFVWFFACAFFNGGSGVALQSRLGDLAPDSMSLVLALNGSGMQLGSALGGILGGALLASGLDPDRLVPASAIVLALTMILHLLVSRATGGRRTVAA, encoded by the coding sequence GTGAAGACGAGTGACGAAGCCCGCCCCGCCGGATTCGGTGCGCTGCTGTGGCTGGCCCTGGCGACGTTCTCGATGGGCATCGACGGGTACGTGCTCGCGGGGCTTCTGCCGCAGATCTCGGAGGACCTCGACGTCTCGAACGCGGCCGCAGGCCAACTGGTCGCCGTCTTCGCGCTCACCGCCGCCATCGCCGGTCCCGTGCTCAGCGCCTTCACCGGCAAGTGGGAGCGCAAGCTGGTCATCTCGGTGTCGCTGGCCGTGTTCGTCGTCGGCAACCTGGTGATCGCCGTGTCGGTGAACTACGCCATGGCCATGACCGGACGCATCGTGTCGGCCATCGGCGGGGCGCTGCTCAGCGCCGTGGTCAGTGCATACGTGCTGGCCAAGACCGCCCCGGAGCGTCGTGGTCGTGCGCTCTCCTTCGTGCTCGGCGGGTTCCTCGCGGCCACGGCACTCGGCGTGCCGGTCGGGCTCGTTCTCGGTCAGGATGACTGGCGGCTTCCGCTGTTCCTCGTCACCGGCGTCGGGGCGATCGCCCTCGTCGGGATCCTGGTGAACGTGCCCCGCCTTCATCTGCCGGCGCTGTCGCTGCGCGCGACACTGAAGCCGCTCACCCAGCCGGCATTGATCGGAGCGATTCTCGTCGCCACCGGCATCATGTGCGCCAGCTACCTGTGCTTCACGTACGCGACGCTGATCTTCGGGCCGCGGGTCGGCTCAGGGCTGCCGATCATCGCGGCGATGTTCGGCTACGGCGTCGTGAGCCTGATCGGCAACATCGTCTCGGGTCGGGCGACCGACAGGTTCAACCCGGTGCACGTGATCACGCTCATCGTCAGCATCCTCATCACAGTCGCCGTGCTCGGCACGTTCGGACTCATGCTGCCGGGCCTCACCGGCGCCATCGCGGCGTTCGTCTGGTTCTTCGCGTGCGCCTTCTTCAACGGCGGTTCGGGTGTCGCGCTGCAGTCGCGTCTCGGCGACCTCGCCCCCGACTCGATGTCGCTCGTGCTCGCCCTGAACGGCAGCGGCATGCAGCTGGGCTCGGCGCTCGGCGGAATCCTCGGTGGCGCGCTGCTGGCATCCGGCCTCGACCCAGATCGCCTCGTGCCGGCATCCGCCATCGTCCTCGCCCTGACGATGATCCTGCACCTGCTCGTCTCGCGTGCGACCGGGGGTCGCAGGACTGTCGCGGCCTGA
- a CDS encoding alanine/glycine:cation symporter family protein, with protein sequence MDALNDIVLFLGDRLWTFAVLPIVVILGVYFTLRSGVVQFRLIPEMFRTLTDRTPTDADGKPQSVSAFQAFTISAASRVGVGNIAGVGTAIAIGGPGAVFWMWTMAFIGGASSFIESTLGQMFKVRDADGFRGGPAYYMQHGLKARWMGVLFAVILIVCFPFAFSSLQANTISATVSSSFGGDVGWIPWVVGIALAVLTALVIFGGVRRIASVTQAVVPAMALLYLLVGLVIVAMNIERLPEVFASIYTQAFGFNEVVGAALGTIIMTGVKRGMFSNEAGLGSAPNAGASAAVTHPVKQGLVQTLGVYFDTFLVCSITAFIILVATPDLAGAERGIGLTQNAIVSSLGEWSNVLLSVIIFLLAFSSILGNYYYGESNIEFITTKRSVLTSYRVLAVVAILVGSVASADLIWNTADGIMGLMALVNLVAIALLSGIAFKLLRDYLEQRRAGLDPVFTRERMPDVTGIQCWEDELSVTGPIPVQGRRR encoded by the coding sequence ATGGACGCACTCAACGACATCGTGCTCTTCCTCGGCGACCGGCTGTGGACGTTCGCGGTGCTGCCCATCGTGGTCATCCTCGGCGTGTACTTCACGCTCCGATCCGGCGTGGTGCAGTTCCGGCTCATCCCCGAGATGTTCCGCACGCTCACCGATCGCACGCCGACGGATGCCGATGGCAAGCCCCAGTCAGTGTCGGCGTTCCAGGCGTTCACGATCTCGGCAGCATCCCGCGTCGGCGTCGGCAACATCGCCGGCGTCGGCACCGCAATCGCGATCGGCGGACCCGGCGCGGTGTTCTGGATGTGGACCATGGCGTTCATCGGCGGCGCCTCGAGCTTCATCGAGTCGACGCTCGGCCAGATGTTCAAGGTGCGCGACGCCGACGGCTTCCGCGGCGGTCCCGCGTATTACATGCAGCACGGACTGAAGGCCCGGTGGATGGGCGTGCTGTTCGCCGTCATCCTCATCGTCTGCTTCCCCTTCGCGTTCAGCTCGCTGCAGGCCAACACCATCAGCGCGACCGTCTCGTCGAGCTTCGGCGGAGATGTCGGCTGGATCCCGTGGGTGGTCGGCATCGCACTCGCGGTGCTCACGGCGCTGGTGATCTTCGGCGGCGTGCGCCGGATCGCGAGCGTGACCCAGGCCGTCGTCCCGGCGATGGCGCTGCTGTACCTGCTGGTGGGCCTCGTGATCGTGGCGATGAACATCGAGCGCCTGCCAGAGGTGTTCGCCTCGATCTACACCCAGGCGTTCGGGTTCAACGAGGTCGTGGGCGCGGCGCTGGGCACGATCATCATGACCGGCGTGAAGCGCGGCATGTTCTCGAACGAGGCCGGCCTCGGCTCTGCCCCCAACGCCGGCGCGAGCGCCGCCGTCACCCACCCCGTCAAACAGGGCCTCGTGCAGACGCTCGGCGTCTACTTCGACACCTTCCTGGTGTGCTCGATCACGGCGTTCATCATCCTCGTCGCGACACCCGACCTGGCCGGCGCCGAGCGCGGCATCGGACTCACCCAGAATGCGATCGTGAGCAGTCTCGGCGAGTGGTCGAACGTGCTGCTCAGCGTCATCATCTTCCTGCTCGCGTTCAGCTCGATCCTCGGCAACTACTACTACGGCGAATCGAACATCGAGTTCATCACCACCAAGCGCAGCGTGCTGACCTCGTACCGGGTGCTGGCCGTCGTCGCGATCCTGGTGGGCTCGGTCGCCTCGGCCGACCTGATCTGGAACACCGCCGACGGCATCATGGGACTGATGGCGCTGGTGAACCTCGTCGCGATCGCCCTGTTGTCCGGGATCGCGTTCAAGCTGCTGCGCGACTACCTCGAACAGCGGCGAGCGGGACTCGACCCGGTGTTCACCAGAGAGCGGATGCCCGATGTCACAGGCATCCAGTGCTGGGAGGACGAGCTCAGCGTCACCGGGCCGATCCCGGTGCAGGGCCGCAGGCGCTGA
- a CDS encoding potassium transporter TrkG, with the protein MPSETTDPPAAVRLRPRSPTRPRPRRRHLAPAQAITTGFGTTIAIGTVLLMLPISSAKGAWTGFVDALFTATSAVCVTGLIVVDTPQFWSPFGKVVILLLIQLGGLGIMLFASLIGMALARKLSVRTRIITGTETKTAGSGDMKRVATGILLTTLTIEAVVAALLFLRFLTGYGYDVGSATWHAVFHAVSSFNNAGFALYSDSLMGFVSDPWICLPICAAIILGGLGFPVLRQLRKEFRRPLHWSMNTRIVLWATMALLLLGTVYVVAIEWDNPRTLGALDPGSRILAGFFHAVQSRTAGFNSVDTSQLHDETWLGTDVLMFIGGGPAGTAGGIKVTTFAVLFFIMLTELRGGTAVNVFGKRLSRAVHREAITVVIMAIGAIMAAVIAILAITDLDLDRVLFEVVSAFGTVGMSTGITADLPAAGQLILVLLMFLGRLGPLTLGSALALRERATAYELPKERPAIG; encoded by the coding sequence GTGCCTTCTGAGACCACCGATCCGCCTGCAGCTGTGCGGCTGCGCCCGCGCAGCCCGACCCGGCCGCGCCCGCGGCGACGGCACCTCGCACCGGCGCAGGCCATCACGACGGGATTCGGCACGACGATCGCCATCGGCACTGTACTGCTGATGCTGCCGATCTCCTCGGCGAAGGGCGCGTGGACGGGCTTCGTCGACGCCCTGTTCACGGCGACGTCGGCCGTGTGCGTGACGGGACTCATCGTCGTCGACACCCCGCAGTTCTGGAGCCCCTTCGGCAAAGTCGTGATCCTGCTGCTGATCCAGCTCGGCGGGCTCGGGATCATGCTCTTCGCGTCGCTGATCGGCATGGCGCTGGCCCGCAAGCTCTCGGTGCGTACGCGGATCATCACCGGCACAGAGACGAAGACGGCCGGCAGCGGCGACATGAAGCGGGTGGCCACCGGCATCCTGTTGACCACTCTGACGATCGAGGCGGTCGTCGCCGCGCTGCTGTTCCTGCGCTTCCTCACCGGCTACGGCTACGACGTGGGCAGCGCGACCTGGCATGCCGTGTTCCACGCCGTGTCGTCGTTCAACAACGCCGGATTCGCCCTGTACAGCGACAGCCTGATGGGATTCGTGTCCGACCCGTGGATCTGCCTGCCGATCTGCGCCGCCATCATCCTCGGTGGGCTCGGGTTCCCTGTGCTTCGTCAGTTGCGCAAGGAGTTCCGTCGCCCGCTGCACTGGTCGATGAACACCCGCATCGTGCTGTGGGCGACGATGGCGCTTCTGCTGCTCGGCACGGTGTATGTCGTCGCCATCGAGTGGGACAATCCCCGCACCCTCGGCGCCTTGGACCCCGGATCGAGGATCCTCGCGGGGTTCTTCCACGCTGTGCAGTCGCGTACGGCTGGATTCAACTCCGTCGACACTTCGCAGCTGCATGACGAGACCTGGCTCGGCACTGACGTGCTGATGTTCATCGGTGGTGGCCCCGCCGGAACCGCCGGAGGCATCAAGGTCACGACCTTCGCCGTGCTGTTCTTCATCATGCTCACCGAGCTGCGCGGCGGCACTGCCGTGAACGTGTTCGGGAAGCGGCTCTCGCGGGCCGTGCACCGTGAGGCGATCACCGTCGTGATCATGGCGATCGGCGCGATCATGGCAGCGGTGATCGCCATCCTCGCCATCACCGATCTCGACCTGGACCGTGTGCTCTTCGAGGTGGTCTCGGCGTTCGGCACGGTGGGGATGTCGACGGGCATCACCGCTGATCTGCCCGCCGCCGGCCAGCTGATCCTCGTGCTGCTGATGTTCCTCGGCCGTCTCGGCCCACTGACTCTCGGGTCGGCGCTCGCCCTGCGCGAGCGCGCAACCGCCTACGAGCTCCCCAAAGAACGTCCTGCCATCGGATGA
- a CDS encoding TrkA family potassium uptake protein: protein MNRFLSFGQDARRIAEADSVAVIGLGRFGTSLALELMDSGTDVLGIDDDEEVVQALNGALTQVVRADATRMDVLQQLTIGEFDRVVVAIGSDITASILTASLLLQLNVPVIWAKAVDEQHGAVLQQLGVHRVVYPEKDMGRRVAHLVRGAAADYLEIDKGFAVVKTIAPHFLHGVTLASAAVRHTHDVTIAAHREPDGQWSNAQADTVLHDGDVVLVVGPTNQVERFAQLR, encoded by the coding sequence ATGAACAGATTCCTCTCGTTCGGGCAGGATGCCCGGCGCATCGCCGAGGCCGATTCGGTCGCCGTCATCGGCCTCGGCCGCTTCGGCACCTCACTCGCCCTCGAGCTGATGGATTCCGGCACCGACGTCCTCGGCATCGACGACGACGAGGAGGTCGTCCAGGCACTCAACGGCGCCCTGACGCAGGTGGTGCGCGCCGACGCGACGCGGATGGACGTGCTGCAGCAGCTCACGATCGGCGAGTTCGATCGGGTCGTCGTCGCGATCGGCAGCGACATCACGGCGTCGATCCTCACGGCATCCCTGTTGCTGCAGCTGAACGTGCCGGTGATCTGGGCGAAGGCCGTCGACGAGCAGCACGGCGCCGTACTCCAGCAGCTCGGCGTGCACCGGGTGGTGTACCCGGAGAAGGACATGGGCCGCCGCGTCGCGCACCTCGTCCGCGGCGCGGCCGCCGACTACCTCGAGATCGACAAAGGTTTCGCCGTGGTCAAGACCATCGCGCCGCACTTCCTGCATGGCGTCACGCTCGCCTCAGCCGCCGTGCGTCACACGCACGACGTGACGATCGCCGCCCACCGTGAACCGGATGGTCAGTGGAGCAACGCGCAGGCCGACACCGTGCTGCACGACGGCGATGTGGTGCTCGTCGTCGGTCCGACGAACCAGGTCGAGCGCTTCGCGCAGCTGCGCTGA
- a CDS encoding ABC transporter ATP-binding protein, whose product MNTIDIQGLDKSFGSVKALDALDLTVAPGEVRGFLGPNGAGKSTTIRVLLGLLRADAGTARLFGADPWATPATLHRRLAYVPGDVALWPNLTGGEAIDYLSRLRGRPDKRRKAELLERFELDPTKKARTYSKGNRQKVALVAALASDAELFILDEPTSGLDPLMEAVFTEQVRELKAQGTSILLSSHILSEVEKVCDTVTIIRAGHAVESGTLSSLRRLTRSRVVAVVPSYAGGLDAHEGVHDLEVETVEGGTRVSFDTDDAASGEVLTALARTGLISLVSMPPSLEDLFMRHYGDEIAAESEPVR is encoded by the coding sequence ATGAACACGATAGATATTCAGGGACTCGACAAGTCTTTCGGGTCTGTGAAGGCGCTTGACGCCCTCGACCTCACGGTCGCCCCCGGCGAGGTCCGCGGCTTCCTCGGTCCCAACGGCGCGGGCAAGTCGACCACGATCCGCGTGCTGCTCGGGCTGCTGCGCGCGGATGCCGGGACGGCCCGGCTGTTCGGCGCTGACCCGTGGGCGACGCCGGCCACGCTGCACCGCAGGCTCGCCTATGTGCCGGGCGACGTCGCGCTGTGGCCGAATCTCACCGGCGGAGAGGCGATCGACTACCTGTCCCGCCTTCGCGGCAGACCCGACAAGCGGCGCAAGGCGGAACTGCTCGAACGATTCGAGCTCGACCCCACCAAGAAGGCGCGCACGTATTCCAAGGGGAACCGCCAGAAGGTGGCGCTGGTCGCCGCCCTCGCGAGCGACGCCGAGCTGTTCATCCTGGATGAGCCGACGAGCGGACTCGACCCGCTCATGGAGGCGGTGTTCACCGAGCAGGTGCGGGAGCTGAAGGCTCAGGGCACGTCGATCCTGCTGAGCAGCCACATCCTCAGCGAGGTGGAGAAGGTGTGCGACACGGTCACGATCATCCGCGCCGGTCATGCCGTGGAATCGGGAACGCTGAGCAGCCTGCGCCGCCTCACACGGTCGCGGGTCGTGGCGGTCGTGCCGAGCTATGCCGGCGGCCTCGACGCGCATGAGGGCGTCCACGACCTCGAGGTCGAGACCGTCGAGGGTGGTACCCGTGTGAGCTTCGACACCGACGATGCGGCATCCGGTGAGGTGCTCACCGCACTCGCCCGCACCGGCCTCATCTCACTGGTGTCGATGCCGCCGTCGCTGGAGGACCTGTTCATGCGGCACTACGGCGACGAGATCGCCGCTGAGAGCGAGCCGGTGCGATGA
- a CDS encoding glycosyltransferase — protein sequence MRALIITFGTRGDVEPYLALAQRLRSEGHDAILCAPEVYRADAVRSGVGFEAAGTWMHDLVRNGMTTASGPIEVARAARRMTAAMRASLVEQWDAAQRTDPTIILAHPKALGGFHIAERLGVPFVASLPLPFLTPTGEFPIPFLTGRHSAGWNRATYQFNRFTAIAYGGMINRFRTKLLGLDRASRFSDFLNHDGIPVPVLYPISPAVVPRPRDYPESAHLTGYWFRSPDVEAPLPDEVSAFIDGTTPVVYAGFGSMGFGKHAEERGRIVLDAVRSAGARAIVARGWGGLQAAQSDDVLVVDEVPHELLFPRVSAVVHHGGSGTTAAGLRAGRPTLICPVLGDQPFWGDRVHALGAGPRPLPMRKLRIESLTERLTDLLSDARYAAHAGELGERIRGEDGTGTAVRILGRIEST from the coding sequence ATGCGCGCACTCATCATCACCTTCGGCACCCGCGGCGATGTCGAGCCGTATCTCGCCCTCGCCCAGCGTCTGCGGTCGGAGGGCCACGACGCGATCCTGTGTGCTCCCGAGGTGTACCGTGCCGACGCCGTGCGCAGCGGTGTCGGCTTCGAGGCCGCCGGCACGTGGATGCATGACCTGGTCCGCAATGGGATGACGACGGCATCCGGTCCGATCGAGGTCGCTCGAGCGGCACGCCGGATGACCGCCGCGATGAGGGCATCCCTTGTGGAGCAGTGGGATGCCGCGCAGCGGACCGATCCGACGATCATCCTCGCGCACCCGAAGGCCCTCGGCGGTTTCCACATCGCCGAGCGGTTGGGCGTTCCGTTCGTGGCCTCCTTGCCGCTGCCGTTCCTCACCCCGACGGGCGAGTTCCCGATCCCGTTCCTCACGGGTCGCCACTCGGCCGGCTGGAACCGCGCGACCTACCAGTTCAACCGGTTCACGGCGATCGCCTACGGCGGCATGATCAATCGGTTTCGGACGAAACTGCTCGGGCTGGATCGGGCAAGTCGCTTCAGTGACTTCCTGAATCACGACGGCATCCCCGTTCCCGTGCTCTACCCGATCAGCCCCGCTGTCGTCCCGCGCCCGCGCGACTACCCGGAGTCCGCCCACCTGACCGGGTACTGGTTTCGTTCACCGGATGTCGAGGCGCCCCTCCCCGACGAGGTGTCGGCGTTCATCGACGGCACCACACCGGTCGTCTACGCGGGCTTCGGCAGCATGGGCTTCGGCAAGCACGCCGAGGAACGCGGGCGGATCGTGCTCGATGCCGTCAGATCGGCCGGGGCACGCGCCATCGTCGCGCGCGGGTGGGGTGGGCTCCAGGCGGCGCAGTCCGACGACGTCCTGGTCGTCGACGAGGTGCCGCACGAACTGCTGTTCCCCCGCGTCAGCGCCGTCGTCCACCACGGCGGCTCCGGCACCACCGCAGCAGGACTCCGTGCCGGCCGCCCGACGCTGATCTGCCCGGTTCTCGGCGATCAGCCGTTCTGGGGCGACCGCGTCCACGCACTCGGCGCGGGCCCCCGCCCGCTGCCGATGAGGAAGCTCCGCATCGAATCGCTCACCGAAAGGCTGACGGATCTGCTCTCCGACGCGCGGTACGCCGCACACGCGGGCGAACTCGGCGAGCGGATCCGCGGCGAAGACGGCACCGGAACGGCGGTTCGCATCCTGGGGCGGATCGAATCGACCTGA
- a CDS encoding cold-shock protein has translation MATGTVKWFNSEKGFGFIAPDDGSADLFAHFSAITGSGFKELTENQKVEFDPERGPKGMQAANIRPL, from the coding sequence ATGGCCACTGGCACTGTGAAATGGTTCAACTCCGAAAAGGGCTTCGGCTTCATCGCCCCCGACGACGGGTCTGCCGACCTGTTCGCGCACTTCTCGGCGATAACCGGTTCGGGCTTCAAGGAGCTCACCGAGAACCAGAAGGTCGAGTTCGACCCGGAGCGCGGCCCCAAGGGCATGCAGGCTGCGAACATCCGCCCTCTCTGA